One window from the genome of Candidatus Eisenbacteria bacterium encodes:
- a CDS encoding Glu/Leu/Phe/Val dehydrogenase — protein MKGEEPRVITVEDREAGLLGWVVIDSAVAGQSSGGLRMHPRVDDTELRLLARTMTRKYAFLGMPKGGAKAGIRHDPEDDPERVFDLLARFGRVIRPLILSRAYIPGPDMGTDDERIRALFRASGAPFRPGDLWRYELSGRFTAAGVTESFFRAVAALGIPEKDLSVAVEGVGAVGLEAARMLARRGVRIAAIANAYGRIAKAGGIDPEDWAGFARRAGCEKIAGFPGATPLTHEEFLALPVTAFLPCATIHTIDEKDAGRLAAPVIVPGANDPLAPGARSALEARGVLVLPDFVVNAGGVLGGALAHAGIGETEVLERTSALIGDVVEHLLRRSDSLGAAPAALAERLAHTRRERAVRGLRPRLLLLGLVLQRTGLLFPAARRAAARRYAAGLAKSLARDIDAIRT, from the coding sequence TTGAAGGGCGAGGAGCCACGAGTCATCACCGTGGAGGACCGCGAGGCCGGGCTCCTCGGCTGGGTCGTTATCGACAGCGCGGTGGCGGGACAATCGAGCGGCGGCCTCCGCATGCATCCGCGGGTGGACGACACCGAACTCCGTCTCCTCGCCCGGACCATGACGCGCAAGTACGCATTCCTGGGAATGCCGAAGGGGGGCGCCAAGGCGGGGATCCGTCACGACCCCGAGGACGACCCGGAGCGCGTGTTCGATCTACTGGCCCGGTTCGGCAGGGTGATCCGCCCGCTCATTCTCTCTCGCGCGTACATACCCGGACCGGACATGGGAACCGACGACGAGAGGATCCGCGCCCTCTTCCGGGCGAGCGGCGCTCCGTTCCGTCCGGGGGACCTGTGGCGTTACGAGCTGTCCGGACGCTTCACCGCCGCCGGCGTAACGGAAAGCTTCTTTCGCGCCGTCGCCGCCCTCGGGATTCCGGAAAAGGACCTGTCCGTCGCCGTGGAAGGGGTGGGCGCCGTCGGTTTGGAGGCGGCGCGGATGCTCGCCCGCCGCGGAGTACGGATCGCGGCGATCGCGAACGCCTACGGCCGGATCGCGAAAGCCGGCGGGATCGATCCCGAGGACTGGGCCGGTTTCGCCCGCCGCGCCGGCTGTGAGAAGATCGCCGGGTTTCCCGGCGCGACTCCATTGACGCACGAAGAATTTCTCGCCCTACCGGTGACGGCCTTCCTTCCGTGCGCGACGATCCATACCATCGACGAGAAGGATGCGGGACGCCTCGCCGCGCCGGTGATCGTCCCCGGCGCCAACGACCCCCTCGCCCCCGGCGCCCGATCGGCGCTGGAGGCGCGGGGCGTACTCGTCCTTCCCGACTTCGTCGTGAACGCCGGAGGTGTTCTCGGGGGCGCGCTCGCCCACGCCGGCATCGGCGAGACGGAGGTTCTGGAGCGAACGTCGGCGCTGATCGGCGACGTCGTGGAGCATCTCCTCCGGCGGTCCGACTCGCTCGGCGCGGCGCCGGCGGCTCTCGCGGAGCGGCTCGCCCACACCCGCAGGGAACGCGCGGTCCGGGGGCTCCGCCCCCGCCTTCTCCTCCTCGGCCTCGTACTGCAACGGACCGGCCTTCTCTTCCCCGCGGCGCGGCGGGCGGCGGCGCGGCGTTACGCCGCCGGGCTCGCGAAGAGCCTGGCGCGCGACATCGATGCGATTCGTACTTAA
- a CDS encoding HDOD domain-containing protein, producing MLQPIEIDPKTFLREHCNLPALPEVVQKIQGLVNDDDADIEKVSELISSDPALLAQVLKVVNSAYYGLPREIVKARFAIAFLGFNEVFRLVLSLSVINTIGVHENGELKSYWRHSFYVAICAKYLAKKYEPHLNFEELWSAALLHDIGKLVYFKFYPEHYRALIATAREAGGLFSEAEERLGFPASSYFGTLLCDHWRLPAKVREACEAHTLKELLLLDGDGPAEAFRRMICLGNLLALLAADGLGEEKKGEIDVAARAALGCTDQEFILIMGDVYDLRLEVDKFMAQFG from the coding sequence ATGCTCCAACCTATCGAGATCGATCCCAAGACGTTTCTTCGGGAGCACTGCAATCTTCCCGCGTTGCCGGAGGTCGTGCAGAAGATCCAGGGGTTGGTGAACGACGACGACGCGGACATCGAAAAGGTGTCCGAGTTGATCAGCAGCGATCCCGCCCTCCTCGCGCAGGTTCTCAAGGTGGTCAACTCCGCCTATTACGGCCTCCCCCGGGAGATCGTCAAGGCGCGTTTCGCGATCGCCTTTCTCGGCTTCAACGAGGTTTTCCGTCTCGTGCTCTCCCTCTCGGTGATCAACACGATCGGCGTTCACGAGAACGGCGAACTGAAGAGCTACTGGCGGCATTCCTTCTATGTGGCGATCTGCGCCAAATACCTGGCGAAGAAATACGAGCCGCATCTCAACTTCGAGGAACTCTGGTCCGCCGCCCTCTTGCACGATATCGGTAAACTCGTCTACTTCAAGTTCTACCCCGAGCACTACAGGGCGTTGATCGCCACCGCTCGCGAGGCGGGCGGGCTCTTCAGCGAGGCGGAGGAACGGCTCGGTTTCCCCGCCAGCTCCTATTTCGGCACGCTCCTCTGCGATCACTGGAGGCTGCCGGCCAAGGTGCGCGAGGCATGCGAAGCGCACACCCTGAAGGAGTTGCTCCTCCTCGACGGGGACGGCCCCGCCGAAGCGTTCCGCCGGATGATCTGCCTGGGCAACCTTCTCGCCCTTCTCGCCGCCGACGGTCTCGGAGAGGAAAAGAAGGGAGAGATCGACGTGGCGGCCCGCGCCGCCCTCGGCTGCACCGATCAGGAGTTCATTCTGATCATGGGGGACGTGTACGATCTGCGGCTCGAGGTAGACAAGTTCATGGCGCAGTTCGGCTGA
- a CDS encoding methyltransferase domain-containing protein, with translation MEAGYHLDPVMARHKRKVHLDLLREWCPATAGERVLKTDLFEEALAEDRILPDWPDPEGDARVFGVDIAPRIAAGAARRLGGRRSRPVHVAAGDALRLPFRDGAFDVVYSCSTLDHFPERAALLRGIAEAARVLRPGGRLIVALDNPEALFHPLARLFDRLGVLRFRLGETLSGERLEEELARLGLRVLDRRNIFHVPRVWCSALLGALRVLRIPADRFAGDRLERMERAGRKRKGRRTAWYVAALARLPEEKDETAGESR, from the coding sequence ATGGAGGCGGGCTACCACCTGGACCCGGTGATGGCGCGCCACAAGAGAAAGGTCCACCTGGACCTTCTCCGCGAGTGGTGCCCCGCCACGGCCGGGGAGCGGGTTCTGAAAACGGACCTCTTCGAGGAGGCCCTCGCCGAAGACCGGATCCTTCCCGACTGGCCCGACCCGGAGGGGGACGCGCGCGTCTTCGGCGTGGACATCGCGCCGCGCATCGCCGCGGGCGCGGCGCGGCGTCTCGGCGGGCGGCGATCGAGGCCGGTCCACGTCGCCGCGGGAGACGCCCTTCGCCTCCCCTTCCGGGACGGCGCCTTCGACGTGGTATATAGCTGTTCCACACTCGATCACTTTCCGGAACGAGCGGCCCTGCTCCGCGGGATCGCCGAGGCGGCCCGGGTTCTGCGGCCGGGAGGGCGCCTCATCGTCGCGCTCGACAACCCGGAGGCGCTTTTCCATCCGCTCGCCCGGCTGTTCGATCGGCTCGGCGTGTTGCGTTTCCGCCTCGGCGAGACTCTGTCCGGAGAGCGGCTCGAGGAGGAGCTGGCCCGGCTCGGGCTCCGCGTGCTCGACCGAAGGAACATATTTCACGTACCAAGGGTTTGGTGTTCCGCGTTGCTGGGCGCGCTCCGGGTTCTTCGCATCCCGGCGGACCGCTTCGCCGGCGACCGGTTGGAGAGGATGGAGCGGGCCGGACGGAAAAGGAAGGGACGACGGACCGCGTGGTACGTGGCGGCGCTCGCCCGTCTCCCCGAGGAGAAGGACGAAACGGCGGGGGAGTCGCGATGA
- a CDS encoding glycosyltransferase family 2 protein, which translates to MLSIIIPTYNSSRTLVKLLRSIRGSGFDDCEILVVDDLSTDDTVEAIRPFGVRYFRMPRNGGPSAARNLGAREARGDVLLFLDADVVVWSDTLERTARFFREHPERSVMIGVYDPEPANRGAWPLYKALQCYSYYRSFPEVRRVTLLWAAVAAFRRDLYLESGGFDDRYDLPCMEDLELGRRISKRTPIYLNRAVRVRHHFPVTLRKNVKDHFTRGSLWVEIWFTHRIFDDYLSTPRRAVGRLAATAAVVALPFAALAPHALVLTGAGLAVYLACNHDLWRTVAEKRPLFLPAAFGMDFLLGLVLGAAAFHVFARESLRRLRAVFRGPAAAIEPFGPDADAEPASYPYGDD; encoded by the coding sequence ATGCTCTCCATCATTATCCCCACTTACAATTCCTCCCGGACCCTGGTCAAGCTGCTCCGTTCCATCCGCGGGTCCGGTTTCGACGACTGCGAGATCCTCGTGGTGGACGACCTTTCCACGGACGACACGGTGGAGGCGATCCGCCCCTTCGGCGTCCGCTATTTCCGGATGCCGCGCAACGGCGGACCCTCGGCGGCGCGCAACCTGGGCGCCCGGGAGGCGCGGGGTGATGTCCTTCTTTTCCTCGACGCGGACGTGGTCGTTTGGTCGGATACGCTCGAGAGAACGGCGCGCTTTTTCCGGGAGCATCCGGAGCGCTCGGTCATGATCGGCGTCTACGACCCGGAGCCGGCGAACCGGGGCGCCTGGCCGCTCTACAAGGCTCTTCAGTGCTACAGTTATTACCGCTCTTTCCCCGAGGTGCGGCGGGTGACGTTGCTCTGGGCGGCGGTGGCCGCCTTCCGGAGGGACCTCTATCTCGAAAGCGGCGGGTTCGACGACCGCTACGATCTCCCCTGCATGGAGGATTTGGAGCTGGGCCGGCGGATCTCGAAGCGAACGCCGATCTATCTGAATCGGGCCGTGCGGGTACGGCACCACTTCCCCGTCACGCTCCGTAAGAACGTAAAGGACCACTTCACGCGCGGATCGCTCTGGGTGGAGATCTGGTTCACGCACCGGATTTTCGACGATTACCTGAGTACGCCCCGCCGTGCGGTGGGCAGGCTCGCCGCGACGGCGGCGGTCGTCGCGCTCCCCTTCGCGGCGCTCGCTCCCCACGCCCTCGTCCTCACCGGGGCGGGGCTCGCCGTCTACCTCGCCTGCAACCACGACCTCTGGCGCACCGTGGCCGAGAAGCGCCCCCTCTTCCTCCCGGCCGCCTTCGGCATGGATTTTCTGCTCGGTCTCGTCCTCGGAGCCGCCGCCTTCCATGTATTCGCCCGGGAGAGCCTGCGTCGCCTGCGCGCCGTTTTCCGCGGTCCGGCGGCGGCGATCGAGCCGTTCGGGCCCGACGCGGACGCGGAGCCCGCCTCCTATCCCTACGGCGACGATTAA